The Medicago truncatula cultivar Jemalong A17 chromosome 4, MtrunA17r5.0-ANR, whole genome shotgun sequence genome includes a region encoding these proteins:
- the LOC112421089 gene encoding uncharacterized protein, with protein MKDGAHRDKEVVHQTPKSKGTQQERVQKVGGDLDKDAITKKLKKAKLSQPQAMKYYEHGDKVVQQKPGSNHHPSSSKNQPLSGKNRVEDSREPVVNEEEENTNRDEEQGISQRKTRGRTLCKKIHARTFEERVEVTYNDVDQPIGPTKKVVSDLSLFLVTLARNSTFCPLKYTNWLGIPEKNKNRVWRYANVCGCICEFECIIIIVFNLLILCSLILFF; from the exons ATGAAAGATGGTGCACATCGTGACAAAGAAGTTGTACATC AAACACCAAAAAGCAAAGGAACTCAGCAAGAAAGAGTTCAAAAGGTTGGTGGCGATTTGGACAAAGATGCAATcacaaagaaattaaagaaagCCAAACTCTCGCAACCTCAAGCAATGAAATATTATGAACATGGTGACAAAGTTGTACAAC AAAAACCGGGAAGCAACCATCACCCTAGCTCTAGTAAAAATCAGCCACTGTCTGGCAAAAATAGAGTGGAAGATTCGAGAGAACCGGTAGTcaatgaagaagaggaaaacaCAAATAGAGACGAAGAACAAG GAATATCTCAAAGAAAAACTCGTGGGAGAACTTTGTGCAAAAAGATTCATGCAAGAACTTTTGAAGAGCGAGTAGAAGTGACCTATAATGATGTTGATCAGCCTATCGGTCCCACTAAAAAAGTAGTATCTGACTTGAGCCTCTTCCTGGTAACATTGGCTAGGAACTCAACATTTTGTCCTCTAAAATATACCAACTGGTTAGGAATacctgaaaaaaataaaaaccgtGTATGGAGATATGCTAATGTATGTGGGTGTATCTGTGaatttgaatgtataattattatAGTC